GTACCTCCCAACAAAAGCTAAAGTACACATTCACAAAATGGTAGCATGCTATTAATAGTACCCTTCATATTTCAGATtttgttgaaattgaacttcAGAACTACTAAGAGATCAAATTTCGGAcatctttgaattttattgaGCTTGACAGGAGGACAGATTATCTCCACAGAGCACGCCGTGTGCTATTCCACAAGACCATATCGCAGCGATAAGTACTACAAGCCAAAGAAAGCAACATAACATCGCTCTCAGAATCTGTCACATTCCTCGTGAGAACAAACGATAGATAAGAGCTTAGACGGAGAGACACGTTTCTGCGGAATCGTGTGGCGTCCACAAGCTTAATTTGCATGGCTGTAAAGATGATAAACCGTATACTATCATGATCACTAAAAAGGACCCTCGTGCAAAATCGCATCATCTCAATCGGCCGAGGCCGGTGAGCAGCATTGGCATCCATATCGTTATATTCCATTGATAACGGAGCTTTATGTAGCATCGATAGTAATTTGTGTGATCGGAGATGGAACGATGAGTGATCATAAGTGTAGCAAATTGTAGGATAGATGGAGAGTTAATTAGGACATTTAGTTGATCAAGGACCCAATTGAAAACTCCCTCGTCGGTCGGTCCATCGGTCCCATCGAGGCAAATCACGATACGAATAGTCACCATCCCTGGAACTCGATAAAGATGAGGGGGATTGGTTTGACGTGAAGCGCTCCAGCTGTCCCCAGGCACCAATAGAAGTCAAAGTCACGCTTCGTCCCTTTGCACAAAGTGTTTTAAGATTCTTTGCTTCTGGAGTGAGTGCACCTCCTTCGATTCAAGCAAAATTAGgcgaaaataagaaaaagattaGAGAGCCAACTAGAGGAATTATTGTGTTGCTTATGTTGTCCATCGGGCTTGGGCCAAATTGAGCTCTTCCGCTGAAGCCGTCCTCTCGAGTTGTTTCATGTCGCTCCACATTTGAAGTTCCCACCCAAGTCGTCCTTCGGCCTGTGCATTGATTTATGGAGGGCGAGAGAACGAAAAATCCATGAGGAGAAGAACGTGTTTTTCTCCAGCTATGCCTCTCGTTGGCATTATACAATCATTACATCGCTCACTTTTACGATTATATTTCGAGAGATTATATTTCGATTTTCCAGTGTTTGATTAATGGAAAATTAATCGATCTATGGAAAAGCTTAGCGGGGGAAAACGACTTCCCCTTCTTACAAGAAGTAATCTACTTTATCTGAACCACTAAGTGCATTTGTTTCACTGAAAATTCAtgttaaaataaatttccaagaaaaatggttaattttcatttatttgatggTTAAAGAAAAGTCATTTCCTTATTATCCAAAGGATAAGTCATTTTTCTCTTAATCTAAGCTTGTCATTTTCAttatgtaaaatattttttataaattgattatttttctattatctaAATACTAAAAAGCCAGACGTATTGGCTGCTTGTTGTTTTCCCTCTGATTCTCAACTTTTCGTTGCTTATTCTGAGAAGCCGACACCACCACTAGATTCGCCATCCTCAAAGGAGTCATAGCTTGAAGTTTCGCCTCAAAGAGCCACCGAACGCGCACTCATGCACCTACCACACACCTTCCCATCGCGGATCCACCAAGACGAGTAGTGGTTTGAGAAAAGAGATTTTATGGAATTGTCTCACATTGATTTCAAACTTTTGCTTACTTCTTTGAAGTTACCTTGAGTTTGAGGGGATGTTACAAtactataatatttatttattctccaTATCTCTTAAGATTATGCATATATTTcctttgattgtgcatatcattgattaattatatttggtattatatttatcttattaCTTTAAATAGGCATCCAATAAAGTTTATCATTGAAGTTTCGCCTCAAAGAGCCACCGAACGCGCACTCATGCACCTACCACACACCTTCCCATCGCGGATCCACCAAGACGAGTAGTGGTTTGAGAAAAGAGATTTTATGGAATTGTCTCACATTGATTTCAAACTTTTACTTACTTCTTTGAAGTTACCTTGAGTTTGAGGAGACGTTACAAtactataatatttatttattctccaTATCTCTTAAGATTATGCATATATTTcctttgattgtgcatatcaATGATTAGTTATATTTGGtattatatttatcttattaCTTTAAATAGGCATCCAATAAAGTCTATTTTGATATACTCTTTTTCAAATAgataaaatatatagaaatttcacaatttctatATTTCGTGTTATTTCTCATCTAAAAGGATATTTGATGGAAGATTAACTCTTGCTAAAGTATGTTGCTAAACCTACTAATAACATCCACAACCCCATGTCGGGTGCGAAAATATTTGTATTCATCATTTAAAATTCATCAATTAACAAACAACTTTCTGCTCTTTAttcaacaattaaaatatttccCACGTAAAGttcaaaactcaaaattttcaGAATCTATTTATCAATTATATCAAACTAGCCACAAATATAATGCCGTGCGAAGTTCTAGCCCGCCACCTGACCCCAACACCCGAGCTCCATTAGTGACTTGACGAGTTAGTTAATGGGATCACTCATTCTTAAGaggcaacaaaagaaaaaaaaaattgctaaaaattgaatttggattGGATAAAGTATAAGTCTAGTCAAGTAAGGGTCACAAATCGTATTGTAGAAAAATTGATCAATATGGATTAAataggtcaatttgaatttgaCCATTTTGACCCACCTATTTGATGAGTTTATAGAGAGGTTAGTGTTAAGATGATGCAACTTAAAACATTGATATATAGaaggataatgacataaataatttatgaactttGGTCTAATATGCAATATTGTCAGgggacttttaatttgttcaatgtataCCTAAACTATtggtaaatgttcaatctagttcATAAACTATACGAAAATGTTCAATGTCaccatttcattaattcaaactAATGGAATCTACCGATATAGATTCCAATTTGTTAAGTTTGAATGATGGATAAAGAAAAAGTTACACATGAATTACCCAAGTAAGATATTTATCTCAAATCATGATATAATATCCCGTCATCCAGTAATGAAggaatatattaaatatatactAATAGTTTACGGATCGTATTAAATCAAAagtttggggacaactcggcaCGTTTGTATCATTTTCCCATGTTCACATGCAGTGTTCTCTTTTTGGCTTCTAGATGTTGGAGCCATGATTGCTATGGCCACTGGATTTTCCAATTGCCATTTTCCACGAAGCTGTCGGGCGTCTCGATAAGAAGCTAGTCAAGCCTTCTGCCGAGAAAATAACAAGTCCTTAGCGAATTTTCAAAGCTTACTCGCATTTCGTGGATAAGTATGACTGACCGGCTGACCCGACTCTTATTCTCCATCCCATCCCGTATGTCTCGCGTGATATGCAACTCTTGGAATCAATTAATCTTACTTGTTgcatctaaatattttctaaaattgagattaacacaatttgcattttatttaatgagaaaCACTTAAGACTCTTCGAACATAAAAATGATGATGCAAGGATTtgtttttaatgttttcataactttttaaatGGGTGAGAAAATCAATAGAGCaagtttttgtttatttaagcGAAAATGTCCTGGTCTACTGGTGAAGCTTCTTTGAGTTTGAACATTCAATAGTTTTGACCTAAAGAGATTACTCAAGTCAAAGAGGTTTGAGCTTAATCAagttatcgatttttttttttttttttgcttggttTGAAAGCATACATTTGAGAATTAGAAACACATACACAATCTTACGATTTAGTTTCAGTCTAAGATTGTGTTAAGAATTCGAGTTCCCGCTAAGTATAAGCTTAGATCgaaatttatattttgtttatatGGAATTGACAAATCTAAACGATTGTCCTCAAATCgtacccaaataaaaaaattatcttggtTCGACTCCACAAAACTTACGTTTGCACTCAATACCTTATTAATGAAAGATCACGAAAGTGCTACCATAATTATCCCACACTTATTAAGGACCGTTTTACTCGAGCGGTAAATATTCGGTTTACTTGGaattgaaaagtttgagattAACGAGCTTATCGCTGTAGCCCGTCGATACGCCAAATGGATGTGACGGACCGCGACGCGTGGGGCGACCTTAGCAGCTGCAGCGCGTGAGCTTAAATCTTCAGCAAGAAAACGACAAAAATCTGGAGGCTGCTCTACCAGCGACCGTGAGAGAAGGGGAGAGATGGCTACGCGTCTCGCATATCTGGTCGATAGTCTGGTTTCACATTGGGGtggggtcgggtcgggtcgggtcgtcgTGAGCTGGCCACACGCCCCCGCCTGTTCACCCTCCGGATCCTCGCCACGTGGATCCGATCCGACGGCCTCCTCGATGCCCCATCCGTCCGGAACTCTTTGGCTCCCCGTGCTCCTCCTCACCTGCTATAAAACGACAAAAGACGAGCAGCGTTGTCCAACTGCGATCGCGCCTCCTCGCTCATCATCTCCATTTCCTTCTCCATCTCGTCCgctgtgtttttctctcttccttctctctctctctctatctctctatctctcgATCTCGATCGACCGGAGATGATGTCGTCCAGCCTCGTTTCGGCTTTCTCTCCATCGCCGAGCGATAAGCTTTCGTCCATGTCCATGGCGAGCTCATTTGCGCCTCCTCTGAGCTTTCCTCCGTCGAGTTCGAGAGGGAAGAACGTCCCTGCGGCGAGGGTGCGGGCCTCCGCGGAAGGCGGTGGTCCGGTTCTCACGGGCATCGTCTTCGAGCCTTTCCAGGAGGTCAAGAGAGAAGATCTTGCCGTCCCACTATCGCCTTATCTCTCCCTCGCACGTCAATGCTATGCCGAGGACTGCGAAGCCGCGATCAACGAGCAGATCAAGTAAGAAGGGCAAAACAATAGATTTCCTCTTCCTTCCCTCGCTTGTGACAACCTCTGAGTTGAGAAATATATTTATACGTGCATTTTTTGAAGAATGGTTTGTGTAACGCCATATCAGAGCGCGTATATCGCGAGTTTTTATGTCGGTGCTCCTTGTTTtggttctttctttctctcctgcTGCTCTTTTGCCTCCGATTGTCTGTGTGATGTAGTTGTGAACGTTAAGATGTATCCAATATATTTTTTGGAGGCTTGTTTTTTCGGATAGCTTAAGCTTTTCAGAAGATGGTTTTATGTATAACGCAACCATTTCcgttggttgaatcaattcttttttttgttttgctcttgGTCTTGTGACTAGCGTGGAGTACACGGTGTCGTACGTTTACCATGCCATGTACGCGTATTTTGACCGGGACAACGTCGCTCTCAAGGGCCTTGCCAAGTAAGCCAATCGAAAAGATTCATTCCGATGCTGTTCTGATTGCTTTGATACTAATATGTTATTTTAATCGCTCGGATGTCTTTGGATTATGAAAGATTTTATAAGGAGTCGAgtgaagaggaaagagagcaTGCTGAGAAGTTGATGGAGTATCAGGTAAGAcagaagaaaatggaatttgGATTCATCTTGGTCTTGATTCATGGAGCTGTAGGCATGATAATTACCGACGATTCTATatgcttttgttttgtcaatAGAACAAACGTGGAGGGAAAGTGAAACTGCACTCCATCTTGATGCCGCCTTCGGAGTTCGAACATGTCGAGAAAGGAGATGCTCTTTACTGTAAGCTTCCTTGCTAATTTCTCTGACTTGCTTTGTAAGTTTAAGGTTCTCGATGAAGTGCGGTTTCTTTATTGCGCAATTGGTGTCATTGGATCGGTTCTttaacataaatttattttgatgtgaTTCACTGATTCAGCCATGGAACTAGCTTTATCTCTGGAGAAGTTAACAAACGAGAAGCTTCTGAGCCTGCACAGGGTAATGATACTCTTGAACTTAACAATTCAGCAAGCACCAACGTGCTATGCTTATGTGCCTACTCTGTCTATTGTCGGATGTTCTTTTCATAATGAAACGGAAAGCCTTATCGGATGATTTTTTTACTGTATATTTGCAGGTTGCAGCACAAAACAATGACCCGCAGCTGACCGATTTTATAGAAAGCGAGTTCTTGTATGAGCAGGTTAGCTGGAGACCCTTGGTCGGCTACTTTTTCCCACGTGATTGCTTACCTTCTCGAACACACATTTCAATTATCAGGAAGATGATTCCATCTGTTCTATAATTTCGATATTTTTGCACTCTTTAAGATTTGATTATAGTAATTTCGAAGAATCTACCAGTCATAATCTGTTCTGGCATGTCCACAGGTCGAAGCAATCAAGAAGATTGCAGATTTCGTCACGCAGCTGAGGATGGTTGGAAAAGGCCATGGTAGAATCTGAaactgaaagaaaaattaactttttttcgtATTCCAAATTCCGAGTCAGAAATGCCGTCAGTTTCTGTTTCAAGCCTTCAACAAATCAGACAATAGGCTTCACAATAGGATCTTATTTGTCTtcctgtctctgtctctgtctctgtctctctcttaaTGTTGAGTACTAACTCTGGCGATTTCAATGACTTCCAGGTGTATGGCATTTCGATCAGATGCTGCTCCATGAGGGCGATGCTGCTGCTCCATGAGGGCGATGCTGCTTAATGTCGCAATTGGGGTGGACGAATCTAATCTTTTCCCGTTAGCAGATTGAACAAATCACCACCACGGGAAAGATTTCAAGAGTTTGTGTTCTTAGATAGTTGGGATGCTCTCCAGACAAACTGCCGTTTCCTCACTCTATTTTGTACAGTTTACTGAAAGCCTGGGGATAGAAATTTAGTCATCGAAAGCTGCTTACCAAACGTGTCAACTTCCCTTTCCGTTCCCTCAATAAAATGAATCAAGGCTGGTGCGCCGTACCTGCCATCTTTTCTGTCTCTctgcatttttccttttttccacaAAATGTCACTGCTTTTTGACTCATCCAACGCAGCGGAACTTCCTCGTATGGCCGAGCTGAATACGGctcaaaaaagacaaaattgtgcATAGATTCAATGGATCATCAGTGCAACATTTTTACACTCCCCGCAAGCCTTTTTCTCTTCTACACGAGCCTACGTCGTCAATCTGAAGGATACGTCAAGCAGGAACAGACAAAGAAACACACTGTAACAGATATAATGACCTCAAATTGCCCATAAAAATTAACATGAAGATCTAATTCGCAAGAGCAAATTTAGTtaagaggaacaaaaaacaaaatgccCACTTCCCAGAATCCTCTCGTAGCTAAATAACAACTGCTAGTCTGCTGCTAATCCAACGCATGCATCAAAAGTAAACTCACACGGTCGCGGATGCTTGAGCTGCAAGCCTTTTCCTCACCTCCTCGATGATGGACAGCTTGATACctttaagagagagagacccaagGCTTCATTCCCTTTCCGATGATGAACACATCGCCCAAGCGAGCAGCAAACTTCTGGCCCTGCGCGTCTTGGATGTGAATGGTCTCAAAAGTTCCCTTATACTCTTCACGGTTCTGGATAACTCAGAACATGTCCCCTGTTCCCCCAGTAAACACGACGACATTCCCGACCGACATCGAATTTTGACAAACTCAGTGATCCTGTTGGACTCCAGATCAAGTTTGATGGTGGCGTTGATcagattattgattttttttttttgcttgtttccAAAGCATCATTCGAGAATTAGAAACACAAACACAATATGTCATGCATTAGTTTCAGTCTAAGGTCGCTTAAGGATTTGAGTTCCAGCTGAACATGAGCTTAGGTTGAAATTTTCCATTTCGTTAACCAAGTATCGACAAGTTTGAACGGTTGGCTCGAAGCCTGAATGGTAGGTTATTTTGAAACGACTCGACAAGACTGATCCTCCACTCAGTACATTCTTTGTACGAGTGAAGCAGCAGGTTGATGCTGCCACAATCATCCGACACGTGTAACGGGGGAGGTTTCATTTGAGCGGTAACAACTCGGTGGGCTCCATATTGGAATGTCCGAGACATATGAGCTTGTCACTGCAGCTCTGTCGACACGTCAAATGAAAGTTACAGTGACGGAGCTCGATACGCGCGTGACCAGCGACAGTGGAGAAGACGAGGATATCTTATCGGGATTCTGGTTTCACATTGGGTCTCGGTCGTCGTCGTGAGCAGGCCACACGCCCCCAAAACTTCATCCACCAGATCCTCGCCACGTAAATCCGATCCGACGGCCTCCCCTGATCCCCCATCCGCCTAGAACTCTCTGGCTTCCCGTGCTTCCATCGTCCGCTATGAATTTGTCAAAAACGAGTCGCGTTGTGCAACCGTGATCGCGCCGCCTTACTTCTCATCGCCATTTCTTTCTCCACCTGATCACCAGAGACGATGTCGTCGAGCCTTGTTTCGGCTTTCGCTCCATCGCCGAGCGATAAGCTTTCGTCCATGTCCATGGTGAGCTCATTTGCACCGTCTCTGAGTTTTCCACTGTCAAGTTCGACACAAAAGAACGTCCGTGTGGCGAGGGTGCGAGCCTCCGCAGAAGACGATGGTCCAGCTCTCGTGGGCATCGTCTTCCAGCCTTTCCAAGAGGTCAAGAGAGAAGATCTTGCGGTCCCAATGTCGCCTCATCTCTCCCTCGCTCGTCAATGCTATTCCGACGAGTGCGAAGCCAACATCAATGAGCAGATCAAGTAAGAAGGGCAGGCCATCGATTTCCTCTTGCTTCATTTGGTTGTGACAAACTCTCGAGTCAAGAAATATATCCAAACATGCGTTTAAGAAGAGCGGTTAGCGTAATTCGGCATCTGAGTTTTAATGTTGTTGCTCCTTGTTTTGATTCTATCTTTCACTTCTGGTGCTAGTTTGCCTCCGATTGTCTGTGTGATGTAGTTGTGAATGTCAAGATGTATCCACTATATTTATTGGAGGCTTGCTTTTTGGGATAGCTTAAGCTTTTCAGAAGATGTTTTATGTATAACACAACCATTTCCGTCTGTTTGAATCATTGTTTTCTGTTCTTGGTCCTGTGACTAGTGTGGAGTACACTGCGTCGTACGTTTACCACGCCATGTATGCGTATTTCGACCGGGACAACGTTGCTCTCAAGGGCCTTGCCAAGTAAGCCATTTCGATGCCGTTCTGATTGCTTCGGTACTAATATGGTATTTTGATCGTTCGGATGTCTTTGGCTTATCATAGATTTTATAAGGAGTCGAgtgaagaggaaagagagcaTGCTGAGAAGTTGATGGAGTATCAGGTAAGAcagaagaaaatggaatttgGATTCATTTTGGTCTTGATTCATGTAGCTGTAGGCATGGTGATTACCGATGATTCTatatgcttttgttttgttgatACACAGAACAAGCGTGGAGGGAAAGTGAAACTGCACTCCATCTTGATGCCGCATTCGGAGTTCGAACATGTCGAGAAAGGAGATGCCCTTTACTGTAAGCTTTTTTGCTAATTTCTCTAACTTCCCTTGTAGCTTTCAGGTTCTCGATCAagtgcagttttttttttcttgtgtgaTTAGTGTCATCGGATTGGTTCTTTCATATCTTCTTTTGACAAGATTCACTGATTCAGCAATGGAACTAGCGTTATCACTGGAGAAGATAACAAACGAGAAGCTCCTGGCCTTGCACAGGGTAATAATACTCTTAAAACTTTCTGTGCCTACTCTATCtattctttcttgttcttttccaattgaaatgatATGTGTCATCGGGTGATTTTCTCCTGTATATTTACAGGTcgcagaaaagaacaatgaccCGCAGCTCGCCGATTTTATAGAAAGCGAGTTCTTGTATGAGCAGGTTAACCAGAGATCCCTTAATTTCCTAGTTTTTCCCCAGTGATATCGCTTACTTTCTCTAACGTACTTTTCTGATTTTAAACCTTTTTGCGCACTCAAAGATTTGATTGTCGTTATTTCAAAGGGTCTACAAGTCCTAACCTGTTCTGGCATGTCCATAGGTCGAAGCAATCAAGAAGATCGCAGATTTCGTCACGCAGCTGAGAATGGTTGGAAAAGGCCATGGTATGCATCCGAAActgaaagaaaaatctaatttctttcGTCTTCCATATCGGAATCAGAAATGCCATCACCCTTCTGCTTCAAGCCTTCGACAAATCAGACGATAGGCTTCACGATATGACCTTATATTGAGTTCTAACTCGGGCCATTTTGATGACTTCCAGGTGTTTGGCATTTCGATCAGATGTTACTCCACGAAGGCGACATGGTGTAACGTCGCAACCAGGGTGATTGAATTGAATCTGTTCCGCTTTGCAGATTGAACAAATCATCACCAGGAGAAAGCTTTCGAGAGCTTGTGTTTGGAAATGGTTCAGATGCTTTCCAAACAAAGTGCCGTTTCCTCGTTCTATTTCGTGTTTCCTCGCTCTATTTTGTATGGTGAATTGAAAGTCTGGGTATAGAACTTTAGTCATTGAAGGCTGCTTTACCAACATGTCATCTTTCCTTTCCATTACCTCTATAAAATGAATCAAGGCTGGTCTGCTGGACCGTGCCCTGACTcgccctctcctctcttttgcgttttttccttttgcacagAACTTCCCCTGTTTTTAACTTATCCAAAGGTCTTCCTTGATTTGCTAATTTGAATACGGCtcagaaaagataaaattgtgCATAGATTCAATAGATCGTCGGCGCAACGTAATTACACTCTCCATAAGCCTTTTCCTCTTCTATACGAGAATAACTCCTCAATCTTTTCGTTACCTCAAACAGGAACAGAAATCAAGCATGCAAAGAAACACACTGTAACAGATACCATGACCTCAAATTGCCCATAAAATTGACAGGAAAATCTAATTCGAAAGAGCAAAATTAGTCAGAATTGCAATGGAACAGAAAACAAAATGCCCACTTCCCAAAATCCTCTTGTAGCTAAATAACAACTGCCAGTCTGCTGCTAATCCAACACATGCATCAAAAGTAAACTCACGCAGTTGCGGATGCCTGAGCTGCAAGCCTTTTCCTTGCCTCCTCAATGATGGACAGCTTAATACCCTTGCCCTTAGGAAGGGAGACCCAAGGCTTTGTTCCCTTTCCGATGATGAACACATTGCCCAAACGAGTAGCAAACTCGTGGCCCTGTGCATCTTGGATGTGAATGGTCTCAAAAGTTCCCTTATGTTTTTCGCGGTTCTTGATAACTCCAACACGTCCCCTGTTCCTTCCTCCAGTAACCATGACAACATTCCCGACATCAAATTTGATGAAGTCAG
The sequence above is drawn from the Eucalyptus grandis isolate ANBG69807.140 chromosome 11, ASM1654582v1, whole genome shotgun sequence genome and encodes:
- the LOC104426362 gene encoding ferritin-1, chloroplastic-like, which translates into the protein MSSSLVSAFAPSPSDKLSSMSMVSSFAPSLSFPLSSSTQKNVRVARVRASAEDDGPALVGIVFQPFQEVKREDLAVPMSPHLSLARQCYSDECEANINEQINVEYTASYVYHAMYAYFDRDNVALKGLAKFYKESSEEEREHAEKLMEYQNKRGGKVKLHSILMPHSEFEHVEKGDALYSMELALSLEKITNEKLLALHRVAEKNNDPQLADFIESEFLYEQVEAIKKIADFVTQLRMVGKGHGVWHFDQMLLHEGDMV
- the LOC104426361 gene encoding ferritin-1, chloroplastic-like — encoded protein: MMSSSLVSAFSPSPSDKLSSMSMASSFAPPLSFPPSSSRGKNVPAARVRASAEGGGPVLTGIVFEPFQEVKREDLAVPLSPYLSLARQCYAEDCEAAINEQINVEYTVSYVYHAMYAYFDRDNVALKGLAKFYKESSEEEREHAEKLMEYQNKRGGKVKLHSILMPPSEFEHVEKGDALYSMELALSLEKLTNEKLLSLHRVAAQNNDPQLTDFIESEFLYEQVEAIKKIADFVTQLRMVGKGHGVWHFDQMLLHEGDAAAP